From a single Candidatus Eisenbacteria bacterium genomic region:
- the lpxD gene encoding UDP-3-O-(3-hydroxymyristoyl)glucosamine N-acyltransferase — MKLCEIAKRIESELVGDGSIEITGVAGIREAKAGDITFFANPRYESFLRSTDASAIILNRNGVSAGEGKALLVCPNPYLAFLKVIELFAPRDYEKTTGVHPTAVIGRNVVLGSPVTVGPHVVIEDDAVVGDGTRIHPGGYIGFRARIGRNCLIYPNVSIREDTVIGDRVIIHCGAVIGSDGFGFTKNGLAHMKIPQIGRVEIQDDVEIGANTTIDRATVGTTLIKRGTKIDNLVQIAHNAVIGEDSILVAQVGVSGSTEVGNNVTLAGQAGVVGHIKIGDNVKVGAQAGVTKSIPAGTSVSGYPAREHSLSRRIYAGIQRIPDLLRKVASLERRIAALENRDAPPPDTGR; from the coding sequence ATGAAACTGTGTGAAATCGCGAAACGGATCGAGAGTGAGCTCGTCGGCGACGGCTCGATCGAGATCACGGGAGTCGCGGGCATTCGTGAAGCGAAGGCCGGCGACATTACGTTTTTCGCCAATCCGCGTTACGAATCTTTCCTCCGGAGCACGGACGCCTCCGCCATCATCCTGAACCGGAACGGGGTGAGCGCCGGCGAGGGGAAGGCTCTTCTGGTCTGTCCCAACCCGTATCTCGCCTTTCTCAAGGTGATCGAGCTGTTCGCGCCGCGCGACTACGAGAAGACCACCGGCGTCCACCCGACCGCCGTGATCGGCCGGAACGTGGTCCTCGGCTCGCCCGTCACGGTCGGACCGCACGTGGTGATCGAGGACGACGCCGTCGTCGGCGACGGCACGCGCATCCACCCGGGGGGCTACATCGGCTTCCGCGCGCGGATCGGACGAAACTGCCTGATCTATCCCAACGTGTCGATCCGCGAGGACACGGTGATCGGCGACCGTGTGATCATCCACTGCGGCGCCGTGATCGGGAGCGACGGCTTCGGTTTCACCAAGAACGGACTGGCGCACATGAAGATCCCCCAGATCGGCCGGGTGGAGATCCAGGACGACGTGGAGATCGGCGCCAACACCACCATCGACCGCGCCACCGTGGGCACCACGCTGATCAAACGGGGGACCAAGATCGACAACCTGGTCCAGATCGCCCACAACGCCGTGATCGGCGAAGACAGCATCCTCGTCGCCCAGGTGGGCGTTTCGGGGAGCACCGAAGTCGGCAACAACGTGACCCTGGCCGGGCAGGCCGGCGTCGTGGGCCACATTAAAATCGGCGACAACGTCAAGGTCGGAGCCCAGGCGGGCGTCACCAAATCGATCCCGGCGGGCACCTCCGTCTCCGGGTATCCCGCCCGCGAACACAGCCTCTCCCGTCGGATCTACGCGGGGATTCAGCGCATCCCCGACCTGCTCCGGAAGGTTGCGTCGCTGGAGCGGCGTATCGCCGCCCTGGAAAACCGGGACGCGCCGCCTCCCGACACCGGGCGCTAG
- a CDS encoding bifunctional UDP-3-O-[3-hydroxymyristoyl] N-acetylglucosamine deacetylase/3-hydroxyacyl-ACP dehydratase, which translates to MSRIRQKTIAREVFTEGVGLHTGEKVRMAFKPAPENTGIRFVRTDGNRRIEILADITTTVDSEGSSRRTILEKNGVRVSTVEHVLAAVAGLGIDNLWIELDAEEPAEPDGSALPFVRLLEKAGTEEQEAERFYLRVDRPIALQENGIELVALPHDGFRISFTIQYDNPLIGTQHVTFDIDEDSFVREVAPARTFALQNEVDRLREMGLIKGGSYSNAIVVENGKVESEERLRFEDEFVRHKVLDLLGDLFLVGMPLKGHIMAYKSGHSANVKLARLLRRYAEEKHGPTLKLRHETLSATNVDINFIMKIMPHRYPFLLVDRITELTEKRVVGIKNVTINEPFFIGHFPGHPIMPAVLIIEAMAQTGGILLLSSVDNPEHKLVYFMGIDDAKFRKPVLPGDTLRFELELIRLKTRTCKMRGRAYVGDDLVAGADLLSMIVDR; encoded by the coding sequence ATGTCTCGGATCAGACAAAAAACGATCGCTCGTGAAGTATTTACGGAAGGCGTGGGCCTGCACACCGGCGAGAAGGTGCGCATGGCTTTCAAGCCGGCGCCGGAGAACACCGGCATCCGTTTCGTCCGCACCGACGGGAACCGCCGGATCGAGATTCTCGCCGACATCACCACCACCGTGGACAGCGAGGGAAGTTCCCGCCGGACGATCCTGGAGAAAAACGGCGTCCGGGTCAGCACGGTGGAGCACGTGCTCGCCGCCGTGGCGGGCCTCGGCATCGACAATCTCTGGATCGAGCTGGACGCCGAGGAGCCCGCCGAGCCGGACGGAAGCGCGCTCCCCTTCGTGAGGCTGCTCGAGAAGGCGGGAACGGAGGAGCAGGAGGCGGAGCGCTTCTATCTGCGCGTGGACCGCCCCATCGCGCTCCAGGAGAACGGGATCGAGTTGGTGGCGCTTCCCCACGACGGGTTCCGGATCAGCTTCACCATCCAGTACGACAACCCCCTCATCGGCACGCAGCACGTCACCTTCGACATCGACGAGGACTCCTTCGTCCGCGAGGTGGCGCCGGCCCGAACCTTCGCGCTGCAGAACGAGGTGGACCGCCTCCGGGAGATGGGACTGATCAAGGGGGGAAGCTATTCCAACGCCATCGTCGTCGAGAACGGCAAAGTGGAGAGCGAGGAACGGCTCCGCTTCGAAGACGAGTTCGTGCGGCACAAGGTGCTGGACCTCCTCGGGGACCTGTTTCTGGTCGGCATGCCTCTCAAGGGGCACATCATGGCGTATAAATCGGGCCACTCGGCGAACGTGAAGCTCGCCCGCTTGCTCCGCCGTTACGCCGAGGAGAAGCACGGGCCCACCCTCAAGCTGCGCCACGAAACGCTGAGCGCCACCAACGTGGACATCAATTTCATCATGAAGATCATGCCCCATCGCTATCCTTTCCTGCTGGTGGATCGGATCACCGAACTCACGGAGAAGCGGGTGGTGGGGATCAAGAACGTGACCATCAACGAGCCCTTCTTCATCGGGCATTTCCCCGGCCACCCGATCATGCCCGCGGTCCTCATCATCGAGGCGATGGCCCAAACCGGCGGGATCCTGCTGCTCAGCTCCGTCGACAACCCGGAGCACAAGCTGGTTTACTTCATGGGTATCGACGACGCCAAGTTCCGCAAACCGGTGCTCCCCGGCGACACGCTCCGGTTCGAACTCGAGCTGATCCGCCTCAAGACCCGAACCTGCAAGATGCGGGGGAGGGCTTACGTGGGCGACGACCTTGTCGCCGGCGCCGACCTGCTCTCCATGATCGTCGACCGTTAG
- a CDS encoding Gfo/Idh/MocA family oxidoreductase: MEPVRIGVIGVGAWGRNHARVFQAAPEAEFVGVFDEDAARAREGAERFGCRAFPDAGSLLAEVEAVTVAAPTTAHHSLTLQAIRKGVHVLVEKPIARTVEEAEEMGRAAREAGLVLAVGHLERFNPAVEALLAEERDPRFLEIHRLSPFDVRGLDVSVVLDLMIHDIDILLRLVRSPIASLDAVGVPVLSRAIDIANARIRFENGCVANLTASRISLQKTRKIRIFERDRYISLSYTDQTVTVYRRVGEIPSPDRLTPDSFAKLVRREQPAVEKGEPLRNELTHFLRAVRGEEGARRVTAREGTEALDTALRVLASMDGDRDGAR; encoded by the coding sequence ATGGAACCGGTACGCATCGGAGTGATCGGCGTCGGCGCCTGGGGGCGGAACCACGCCCGGGTTTTCCAGGCGGCGCCGGAGGCGGAGTTCGTCGGCGTTTTCGACGAAGACGCGGCGCGGGCGCGGGAGGGGGCGGAGCGCTTCGGCTGCCGCGCCTTCCCGGACGCGGGGTCGCTCCTCGCGGAAGTGGAAGCGGTGACGGTGGCGGCGCCCACCACGGCGCACCATTCCCTCACCCTTCAAGCGATTCGGAAGGGAGTCCACGTTCTCGTCGAGAAGCCGATCGCCCGCACCGTGGAGGAGGCGGAGGAGATGGGCCGGGCGGCGCGCGAAGCCGGCCTCGTCCTCGCCGTGGGCCATCTGGAGCGCTTCAACCCGGCGGTGGAGGCGCTCCTCGCCGAAGAACGCGATCCCCGCTTCCTCGAGATCCACCGTCTCTCCCCCTTCGACGTCCGCGGCCTGGACGTTTCGGTCGTTCTCGACCTGATGATCCACGACATCGATATTCTTCTCCGGCTCGTTCGTTCTCCCATCGCCTCCCTGGACGCGGTGGGCGTGCCGGTTCTCTCCCGGGCGATCGATATCGCCAACGCGCGGATCCGCTTCGAAAACGGATGCGTCGCCAACCTGACGGCGAGCCGGATCTCGCTGCAGAAGACCCGCAAGATCCGGATCTTCGAGAGGGACCGCTACATCTCGCTCAGCTACACCGACCAGACGGTCACCGTCTACCGGCGGGTCGGCGAGATTCCCTCTCCGGACCGGCTCACGCCGGACTCCTTCGCCAAGCTGGTCCGCCGGGAACAGCCGGCGGTGGAGAAGGGGGAGCCGCTCCGGAACGAGCTCACGCATTTCCTGCGGGCGGTGCGCGGCGAAGAGGGGGCGAGACGGGTCACCGCCCGCGAGGGAACAGAGGCGCTGGACACGGCGCTCCGGGTTCTCGCCTCGATGGACGGGGACCGTGACGGGGCCCGGTGA
- a CDS encoding OmpH family outer membrane protein has translation MKTQTVRTGARRILVLATAILSIPAGIAAADMKIGYIDSARIFAEYKGTEDAQRSFDQEVAAWEQQAQQMKAELDSLHELYQSQSLMLSDAKKAERQQEIAAKQAEYETFVQSVFGPQGRVAEKNGELVRPIVDKINLVLQVIGDDEGFTIVLDAAVGGIVYAADGLDLTDRVLEELNKGLE, from the coding sequence GTGAAGACGCAAACGGTCCGGACCGGCGCCCGCCGAATCCTCGTTTTGGCCACGGCGATCCTTTCGATTCCCGCCGGGATCGCGGCGGCGGACATGAAAATCGGCTACATCGATTCGGCGCGGATCTTCGCCGAATACAAGGGAACGGAAGACGCGCAGCGCTCCTTCGACCAGGAGGTCGCCGCCTGGGAGCAGCAGGCGCAGCAGATGAAGGCGGAACTGGATTCCCTTCATGAGCTTTACCAGAGCCAGAGTCTGATGCTCTCGGACGCCAAGAAGGCGGAACGCCAGCAGGAGATCGCCGCCAAACAGGCGGAATACGAGACCTTCGTGCAGTCCGTTTTCGGTCCCCAGGGGCGCGTGGCGGAAAAGAACGGCGAGTTGGTGCGGCCGATCGTGGACAAGATCAACCTGGTGTTGCAGGTGATCGGCGACGACGAGGGCTTCACGATCGTGCTCGACGCCGCCGTGGGCGGGATCGTCTACGCCGCCGACGGGCTCGATCTGACCGATCGGGTGCTCGAGGAACTGAACAAAGGCCTGGAGTAA
- a CDS encoding ATP-dependent Clp protease ATP-binding subunit, with product MHDRFTERVRKVMYLAREEAGRLQHDYIGTEHLLLGIVREGEGIAATVLSNLGLDLDQIRQAVENMVSGSGGTLTVGEIPFTPRAKRVLELAVEEARLLGHSYVGTEHLLLGLIREGEGVAARALIDLGADKKKVREETLKLLGGATSPGQTAAQPQKSETPALDQFGRDLTQYAREGKLDPVIGRGEEIERVIQVLCRRKKNNPALVGEPGVGKTAVAEGLAQRIASHNVPHILMNRRLVTLDLASIVAGTKYRGQFEERLKAVMNEIRESENVIIFIDELHTIVGAGGAEGAIDASNMLKPALARGELQCIGATTLDEYRKHIEKDGALERRFQMITINPPSVEETIEIIRGLRDKYEAHHRAKITDEAIVAAARLADRYINDRFLPDKAIDIIDEAGSRARLSVCAIPQDLSDMEKKLHNVTQEKEAAICNQEFEKAANLRDQEKNLQQDLEDFQKDWNAQKQEKEAVVDVDDVAAVVSSITGVPVHKMEEKESQKLLHMEDEIRRKIVGQDKAVEAISKAIRRNRAGLQDPKRPIGSFIFLGPTGVGKTELARVLAEFLFDNRDALIRIDMSEYMEKFAVSRLVGAPPGYVGHEEGGQLTEKVRRKPYSIVLLDEIEKAHPDVFNILLQVLEDGVLTDSFGRRVNFRNTVIIMTSNLGARKITQGGTVGFQRADLEAKHTVMSNQITDEMRKTFNPEFLNRIDEAIVFRSLERQDMYAIVDILMREVQVRLSERGYEIELTPDGREYIVENGFDPANGARPLRRVIRQRVEDPLSEEILAGRFKKGDRILVDRGNEALVFHEGTPPKTEGEQEVEAASASGQDES from the coding sequence ATGCACGATCGATTCACGGAACGGGTACGGAAGGTGATGTACCTGGCCCGGGAGGAAGCGGGGCGGTTGCAGCACGACTACATCGGCACGGAACATCTCCTTCTCGGCATCGTCCGGGAGGGGGAGGGGATCGCCGCGACCGTGCTGAGCAACCTGGGCCTCGACCTCGATCAGATTCGCCAGGCGGTGGAGAACATGGTCTCCGGGAGCGGCGGTACGCTCACCGTCGGCGAGATTCCGTTCACGCCTCGGGCGAAGAGGGTCCTCGAGCTGGCGGTGGAGGAGGCGCGCCTCCTCGGCCACAGCTACGTGGGAACCGAGCACCTTCTCCTCGGCCTGATCCGCGAGGGGGAAGGGGTGGCGGCCCGCGCGCTGATCGACCTGGGCGCGGACAAAAAGAAGGTCCGCGAGGAGACGCTCAAGCTCCTCGGCGGCGCGACTTCCCCCGGCCAGACGGCGGCGCAGCCTCAGAAGAGCGAGACGCCGGCGCTCGACCAGTTCGGCCGCGACCTGACGCAGTACGCCCGCGAGGGAAAACTGGATCCGGTCATCGGCCGCGGCGAGGAGATCGAGAGGGTCATCCAGGTTCTCTGCCGGCGGAAGAAGAACAACCCCGCCCTGGTCGGCGAGCCGGGCGTCGGCAAGACCGCCGTGGCGGAGGGACTGGCGCAGCGCATCGCCAGCCACAACGTGCCCCACATCCTGATGAACCGGCGGTTGGTCACCCTCGACCTCGCCTCGATCGTGGCGGGCACCAAATACCGCGGCCAGTTCGAGGAGCGGCTCAAGGCGGTGATGAACGAGATCCGCGAATCGGAAAACGTGATCATCTTCATCGACGAATTGCACACCATCGTCGGCGCCGGCGGCGCCGAGGGGGCGATCGACGCCTCGAACATGCTGAAACCCGCCCTCGCCCGGGGCGAGCTGCAGTGCATCGGCGCCACGACTCTCGATGAGTACCGCAAGCACATCGAGAAGGACGGCGCGCTGGAGCGGCGTTTCCAGATGATCACCATCAATCCGCCTTCCGTGGAGGAAACGATCGAGATCATCCGGGGCCTCCGGGACAAGTACGAAGCGCACCACCGCGCCAAGATCACCGACGAGGCGATCGTGGCGGCGGCGAGGCTGGCGGACCGATACATCAACGATCGATTCCTGCCGGACAAGGCGATCGACATCATCGACGAGGCGGGCTCGCGGGCGCGCCTGTCGGTGTGCGCCATTCCGCAGGACCTTTCGGACATGGAGAAGAAACTCCACAACGTCACGCAGGAGAAGGAAGCGGCGATCTGCAACCAGGAGTTCGAGAAAGCCGCCAACCTGCGCGACCAGGAGAAGAACCTCCAGCAGGATCTCGAGGATTTCCAGAAGGACTGGAACGCCCAGAAGCAGGAGAAGGAAGCGGTGGTCGACGTGGACGACGTCGCCGCCGTCGTCTCCAGCATCACCGGCGTGCCGGTGCACAAGATGGAGGAGAAGGAGTCGCAGAAGCTCCTCCACATGGAAGACGAGATCCGCCGCAAGATCGTGGGCCAGGACAAGGCGGTGGAGGCGATCTCCAAGGCGATCCGCCGGAACCGCGCCGGCCTGCAGGACCCGAAACGGCCGATCGGCTCCTTCATCTTCCTCGGCCCCACCGGCGTCGGCAAGACCGAGCTGGCCCGTGTGCTGGCCGAGTTCCTCTTCGACAACAGGGACGCGCTGATCCGCATCGACATGTCCGAGTACATGGAGAAGTTCGCCGTCTCCCGGCTGGTCGGCGCGCCTCCGGGCTACGTGGGCCACGAGGAGGGGGGCCAGCTGACCGAGAAGGTGCGGCGCAAGCCCTACTCGATCGTTCTCCTGGACGAGATCGAGAAAGCCCACCCGGACGTGTTCAACATCCTGCTCCAGGTTCTGGAGGACGGCGTGTTGACCGACAGCTTCGGCCGGCGCGTCAACTTCCGCAACACGGTGATCATCATGACCTCCAACCTGGGCGCCCGCAAGATCACCCAGGGGGGCACGGTGGGCTTCCAGCGCGCCGACCTGGAGGCGAAGCACACCGTGATGTCGAATCAGATCACCGACGAGATGCGGAAGACCTTCAATCCCGAGTTCCTCAACCGGATCGACGAGGCGATCGTCTTCCGCTCCCTCGAGCGGCAGGACATGTACGCCATCGTCGACATCCTGATGCGCGAAGTGCAGGTGCGCCTCTCCGAGCGGGGATACGAGATCGAACTCACCCCCGACGGGAGGGAGTACATCGTCGAGAACGGGTTCGATCCGGCCAACGGCGCCCGTCCGCTCCGCCGGGTGATCCGCCAGCGGGTGGAGGATCCTCTCTCCGAGGAGATCCTCGCCGGCCGTTTCAAAAAAGGGGACCGGATCCTGGTGGACCGCGGAAACGAAGCGCTCGTCTTCCACGAGGGAACCCCGCCGAAGACGGAGGGTGAACAGGAGGTGGAAGCGGCATCCGCTTCTGGACAGGACGAGTCGTAA
- the bamA gene encoding outer membrane protein assembly factor BamA: MTRRTEERQRRTRATNRRGARRQPASLLVVCVLLALAAVRGDAEPVTEIRVEGAARIGDTSVIRTFGVRPDDPYDPEMVAEGIRNLYSTRQYEQIRVSRDETVAGVVLTIHLVERPLLGSIRYEGNEKIKSRDLAEESLLQKGLVLTPRGLFQEGKRIREKYAEKGYRNADVEWEDAGSDSLGRRNLLFRVGEGEKVRVKRIVFHGVKNLEEKKLRKGMKTKPDSWIRSGEFKPEEFEEDKGRILQEYGRRGYLDAVVESTDVSPGANPRDLTVTIWVDEGKRYDAGEVSFDGNVRFGDATLGELVRLRPGSVFDQNDYDETVANLYNLYTEEGYIFANIVPERSARGDTIDLVFHIVEGNPARIGRVEISGNQRTKERTIRRELVVAPGDLFKRSRIIRSQRELMQLGFFQDIRFDYRPVRGTDEIDLSFDVLERPTGEAQAGVGISSAYGATGFIRLGQVNLFGGGERANLMWEFGEYRQLELSYTEPWLFDTPTTAGFDVTMIRRNWDSYYENRRGGGIRLGRRLPWLDYSRADWQYRLEEREIEPRDNASAIILDAAGTKTLSSTRLSFTRNSTDRLFHPTRGTVAVVAGEWAGGPIGGDVEYQQYELENRWYFPSFWKFFLGLRARVGVVDGLENPSTVPIYKRYRLGGTGLWGLRGYEDRDVVPEGNAFDVGGRTMLILSAEYKFPLVEQQIFGLFFFDAGNTWNSFREVRPNELRRGAGLGVRFEIPMLGQLGFDMGYGLDKEDGGGWEPHFQLGNQF; this comes from the coding sequence ATGACTCGACGAACGGAAGAGCGACAGCGAAGAACACGCGCGACGAACCGGAGAGGGGCTCGGCGGCAGCCGGCCTCTCTCCTTGTCGTTTGCGTCCTTCTGGCACTCGCCGCGGTCCGCGGCGACGCCGAGCCGGTTACGGAGATCCGAGTGGAGGGGGCGGCGCGGATCGGCGACACATCGGTGATCCGCACCTTCGGCGTCCGCCCCGACGACCCCTACGATCCGGAAATGGTCGCCGAGGGGATCCGCAACCTCTATTCCACGAGGCAGTACGAACAGATCCGCGTATCCCGCGACGAGACCGTCGCCGGCGTCGTCCTCACGATCCACCTGGTCGAACGGCCCCTCCTCGGCTCGATCCGATACGAGGGGAACGAGAAGATCAAATCGCGCGACCTGGCCGAGGAATCGCTCCTCCAAAAAGGGCTCGTCCTCACGCCGCGGGGGCTCTTCCAAGAAGGGAAGCGGATCCGCGAGAAGTACGCCGAGAAGGGATACAGGAACGCCGACGTCGAATGGGAGGACGCCGGCTCGGACAGCCTGGGCCGGAGGAATCTCCTCTTTCGCGTCGGCGAAGGGGAGAAGGTCCGGGTGAAGAGGATCGTCTTCCACGGCGTAAAGAACCTGGAGGAGAAGAAGCTCCGCAAGGGGATGAAGACCAAGCCCGACTCCTGGATCCGGAGCGGTGAGTTCAAGCCGGAAGAGTTCGAGGAGGACAAGGGGCGGATCCTGCAGGAGTACGGCCGGCGGGGCTATCTCGACGCGGTGGTCGAGTCCACCGACGTCTCCCCGGGGGCGAACCCACGGGACCTGACCGTCACCATCTGGGTCGACGAGGGGAAGAGGTACGACGCCGGCGAGGTCTCCTTCGACGGGAACGTGCGATTCGGCGACGCCACGCTCGGCGAATTGGTCCGTCTCCGGCCCGGATCGGTCTTCGATCAGAACGACTACGACGAAACGGTGGCGAACCTCTACAACCTCTATACCGAAGAGGGGTATATTTTCGCCAACATCGTCCCGGAGCGATCCGCCCGGGGAGACACGATCGACCTGGTCTTCCACATCGTCGAGGGGAATCCGGCGCGGATCGGCCGTGTCGAGATCAGCGGCAACCAGCGGACCAAGGAGAGGACGATCCGCCGGGAGCTGGTGGTGGCGCCGGGCGACCTGTTCAAGCGCTCCCGCATCATCCGTTCGCAGAGGGAGCTGATGCAGCTCGGCTTCTTCCAGGACATTCGTTTCGACTACCGGCCGGTGCGCGGGACCGACGAGATCGATCTCTCCTTCGATGTTCTCGAACGGCCGACCGGGGAGGCGCAGGCGGGCGTCGGCATCAGCTCCGCCTACGGCGCCACCGGTTTCATCCGCCTCGGCCAGGTGAACCTCTTCGGCGGCGGCGAGCGGGCCAACCTGATGTGGGAATTCGGCGAGTATCGCCAGCTGGAACTCTCCTACACCGAACCCTGGCTCTTCGACACCCCCACCACCGCCGGCTTCGACGTGACCATGATCCGCCGCAATTGGGACTCCTACTACGAGAACCGGCGGGGAGGAGGCATTCGCCTCGGCCGCAGGCTCCCCTGGCTCGACTACTCCCGCGCGGACTGGCAGTATCGTCTGGAGGAACGGGAGATCGAGCCGCGGGACAACGCGAGCGCCATCATCCTCGACGCGGCGGGAACGAAAACGCTCTCCAGCACGCGCCTCTCCTTCACCCGGAACTCGACGGACCGTCTCTTCCACCCGACCCGGGGAACGGTGGCCGTGGTGGCCGGTGAGTGGGCCGGCGGGCCGATCGGCGGCGACGTGGAGTACCAGCAGTACGAGCTGGAGAACCGCTGGTATTTCCCCAGCTTCTGGAAGTTCTTCCTCGGGCTCCGCGCGCGTGTCGGCGTGGTGGACGGCTTGGAGAACCCCTCCACGGTGCCGATCTACAAACGCTACCGGCTCGGCGGTACCGGGCTCTGGGGGCTCCGCGGCTATGAGGACCGGGACGTGGTTCCCGAGGGGAACGCGTTCGACGTGGGCGGCCGGACCATGCTGATCCTCTCGGCGGAGTACAAGTTCCCCCTCGTGGAGCAGCAGATCTTCGGGCTCTTCTTCTTCGACGCCGGGAACACATGGAACAGCTTCCGCGAGGTGCGGCCCAACGAACTCCGGAGGGGCGCAGGACTCGGCGTCCGATTCGAGATTCCCATGCTCGGCCAGCTCGGCTTCGACATGGGCTACGGGCTCGACAAGGAGGACGGCGGGGGTTGGGAGCCCCACTTCCAGCTGGGCAACCAGTTCTGA
- a CDS encoding isoprenylcysteine carboxylmethyltransferase family protein — translation MTGPGERPAAPPLREGARAAGRWLYRHRSLTPLPLVLLLLLFARPSAPSLAFGLPPVLLGETIRLAALRHIGGASRSTRMGAERLVDTGPYAWVRNPLYAGNLFLSAGLAVCSGVVWLPPLLLLLFVLQYGPIIAAEEEEMARRFPEEWPAYARRVPRILPGRPRVGGRGEPSGWTQAIRTERRSLTSVALLLGFLIFRLIQGRAAS, via the coding sequence GTGACGGGGCCCGGTGAGCGCCCGGCCGCGCCGCCGCTCCGCGAGGGAGCGCGCGCGGCGGGCCGCTGGCTCTACCGACACCGGAGCCTGACGCCGCTTCCTCTCGTTCTTCTGCTCCTCCTCTTCGCGCGGCCGAGCGCGCCCTCCCTCGCCTTCGGCCTCCCACCGGTCCTTCTCGGCGAAACGATCCGCCTCGCCGCGCTTCGCCACATCGGCGGCGCCTCCCGCTCCACGCGAATGGGGGCGGAACGCCTCGTCGACACCGGCCCCTACGCATGGGTCCGGAATCCGCTCTACGCGGGGAACCTCTTTTTGAGCGCCGGGCTCGCGGTCTGCTCCGGCGTGGTATGGCTGCCGCCCCTGCTGCTCCTCCTCTTCGTCCTCCAGTACGGCCCGATCATCGCCGCCGAGGAGGAAGAGATGGCGCGCCGCTTCCCCGAGGAGTGGCCCGCCTACGCGCGCCGCGTTCCCCGCATTCTGCCCGGGCGACCGCGGGTCGGCGGCCGGGGGGAGCCGTCCGGCTGGACGCAAGCGATCCGCACCGAGCGCCGCTCCCTCACGAGCGTCGCGCTCCTTCTCGGCTTTCTGATCTTTCGTCTGATTCAAGGGAGGGCCGCGTCATGA
- the lpxA gene encoding acyl-ACP--UDP-N-acetylglucosamine O-acyltransferase, whose translation MTPEPDAPRGGIHPSAIIEPGARLGRDVSVGPCAWIGPKATIGDRTRIGAHVVVEGWTDVGADCIIHHGAVVGAEPQDLKYRNEPSRVIIGDGNTIREFVTIHRGTLAGEETRIGDGNLLMAYVHIAHNCRLGNHTILANAVNLAGHVIIEDYARVGGVTPVHQFVRIGAYAFIGGGSRAAQDVPPFFLAAGNPIRMIGVNVIGLRRAGFSAEARLILQRAYKILYRSKRNTTQALAAIRETLPATPEIERLVAFIDSSERGIS comes from the coding sequence ATGACCCCCGAACCGGATGCCCCGAGGGGCGGGATTCACCCCAGCGCGATTATCGAGCCGGGCGCCCGGCTCGGCCGGGACGTGTCCGTCGGTCCCTGCGCGTGGATCGGTCCCAAGGCGACCATCGGCGATCGCACGCGGATCGGCGCCCATGTCGTGGTGGAGGGGTGGACCGACGTGGGCGCGGACTGCATCATCCACCACGGCGCGGTGGTCGGCGCCGAACCTCAGGACCTCAAATATCGCAACGAGCCGAGCCGGGTGATCATCGGCGACGGGAACACGATCCGCGAGTTCGTCACCATCCACAGGGGGACCCTGGCGGGGGAGGAGACGCGGATCGGCGACGGCAACCTACTGATGGCCTACGTGCACATCGCTCACAACTGCCGTCTCGGAAACCACACGATCCTGGCGAACGCCGTCAACCTGGCCGGCCACGTGATCATCGAGGACTACGCCCGCGTGGGAGGCGTGACGCCGGTCCACCAGTTCGTCCGGATCGGCGCCTACGCTTTCATCGGAGGCGGCTCGCGGGCGGCGCAGGACGTGCCCCCCTTCTTCCTGGCGGCGGGCAACCCGATCCGCATGATCGGCGTCAACGTAATCGGCCTCCGCCGCGCCGGTTTTTCCGCCGAGGCTCGGCTGATTCTGCAACGGGCCTACAAGATCCTCTACCGCTCCAAGCGGAACACGACCCAGGCGCTGGCCGCGATCCGGGAGACCCTGCCCGCGACGCCGGAGATCGAGCGGCTCGTCGCGTTCATCGATTCCTCGGAGCGGGGGATCTCCTGA